Genomic DNA from Gossypium hirsutum isolate 1008001.06 chromosome A01, Gossypium_hirsutum_v2.1, whole genome shotgun sequence:
ctgaagaattaccaagTTTACCACCCggtagagaagttgagtttttgATAGATGTGCTTCCGGGAACAGCTCTCATATCAGtgacaccgtatagaatggctccagtAGAATTAAAACAGTTGAAGACACAGTTACAAGAGTTGTTGGACAAAGGGTTTATTAGACCGAGTATGTCGCCATGAGTTGCAcctgtcttatttgtgaaaaagaaggacggttcATTAAAGCTGTGTATAGATTACAAAtagttgaataaggtaacgactaaaaataaatatctttttCCTCGTATtaatgatttattcgatcagttgaagggtgCTGcggtgttttcgaaaatagatatcagatctgggtattatcagttaaagGTAAAAGAATGTGATGTGTCAAAAATAActttcagaactcggtatggccattatgagttcttagttatgccattcggtttgaaAAATGCTCTTGCTGCTTTTTAGActtaatgaattgaattttttagTCTTACCTGGATAGATTTGTAGTTGcgttcattgatgatatactgatctattcaAAGACAGAATCTGAGCATGCTCAGTACTTGAGAGTTGTACTacagattttgagggaaaaatagttatatgcaaaattcagcaaatgtgaattttggcttcatgaaaTGGGATTTTTGGGTTACATTATGTCGGCTGATGGTATACGAGTAGATCCGAGCAAGGTGTCAGTAGTGATTAATTGGAAAACTCCAAAGAATATTACGGAAGTGcgaagttttcttggattagACGGTTACTACcgtcgatttgtgaaagatttttcAATGATTGCTTTATCTATGACTCTGTTACTACAAAATAATGTTGAATTTGTATGGTCGGAAgaatgccaacaaagttttgatcagttaaagaaAATGTTGACAGAGGCCCCAGTGTTGACTCAGCCTGAATTAGGTGTGCCATATGTAGTATATAGTAATGTgtctttgaatggtttaggctgtgtattgatgcagtcaAGAAAAGTTGTAGCATATGTTTCTCGGCAGTTGAAACCATATGAGAAGAACtaccctacacatgatcttgagcTAGCTGCCAtaatttttgctttaaaaatttggagacattacctataTGGGGAGAAATGTTATTTGTATACAGACCATAAaattttgaagtatttaatgtcgcagaaagagctgaatttgagacagagaggatggttagagctattgaaagattatgatcttgtcatTGATTATTATTCAGAGAAGGTAAATGTAGTGGCAGATGTACTTAGTCAGAAATCGTCATTATTTACTTTTCAGGCGTTAAATGCTCATCTGTCTGTTAATGAAGATGGTTCGGTGTTAGCTGAATTAAATGCAAAACCAGTATTCTTCCAATGAATTTGGGAGTTACAAGATGAAGATCCGAAGTTGGTGTTGAAACTACAGATGGTTCAAGACAACTTGAACTTAGAGTACTCCATTGATGATAGTGGTTATACTATCGCAATAGAATTTGTGTCCCAAATAATCTAGGATTGAAAAATGATATCTTGTCAGAGGCTTCTAGTAGTATGTACTCgattcatccgggcagtacgtcttaatttgaagaaaatgtattggtggcctagtatgaagcgagaaatttgtgaatttgtagcaaaatgcttgatttgtcagcaggtaaaggcagaacatcaagtgcctacgggtttgttacaacctgtaaTGATTCCAAAATAGAAGTGGGAACAtgtgacgatggattttgtatttgggCTGCCTGCGACTCTGAAGAATAAAGATTGAATTTGGGTGATAgtagatagattgactaagtcagcGCATTTTATTTTGGTTAGAACAGATTTTTCGCTTGAAAAATTAGCGGAATTATATGTgtcagaaattgtgagattacatggactgccaacatctattatttctgattgagattcgaggtttacttcaagattttgaagtaaactacaagaagctttaggtactaaattaaaatttagtacatcttttcatcctcagactgacgggCAATCAGAGCGAGTGATTTAGATTTTGAAAGATATGTTGAGGTGTTGTATACTCGATTTCGGTGGAAGCTGGGAAAAGTATTTTCCTTTAGctaaatttgcttataataatagttattaagCTAGTATTAAAATGGGACCgtttgaagctttgtatggaagaaaatgtaaaacCCTGTTGTATTGGTCAGAATTAAGTGAACCGAAATTAGTGGGAGTGGATTTGATTCggaaaactgaagagaaagtttagattattcgagaaagtttgaaagctgattcagatcgtcagaagtcgtatgcagatttgaaaatgaGAGATATAGAGTTTAATGTGGGTGATCGTGTGTTCTTGAAAGTTTCCCCGTGAAAGAAAGTTTTACAGTTTGGTAGAAAGGGAAAGCTTAGTTTTACGGTTTGGTAGAAAGGGAAAGCTTAGTCCATGATTTATCGAGCTGTATAAGGTCATTGAGAGAATTGGTccagtagcttatagattggcctTGCCTCCGGAACTTGAGAAAATCCATaatatatttcatgtatctatgttgagacggtatagataagacccttcacatgtgattcctcatacTGAGATAGAGATACAATCAGATATGACTTATTCGGAGGAACCAGTAAAAATtctagctcgagaagttaaagagCTACGGAATAAACAAGTACCGTTAGTAAAGTGTCATCGCATCAACATGGAttggaggaggcaacctgggaaacggAGGAATAAATGAGATCACAATATCCGCATTTATTTTCAGGTATGAAATTTCGAGGGCGAAATTTCCTAatgggggaagagttgtaacggcccaaattttag
This window encodes:
- the LOC107917273 gene encoding uncharacterized mitochondrial protein AtMg00860-like; this encodes MGFLGYIMSADGIRVDPSKVSVVINWKTPKNITEVRSFLGLDGYYRRFVKDFSMIALSMTLLLQNNVEFVWSEECQQSFDQLKKMLTEAPVLTQPELEKVNVVADVLSQKSSLFTFQALNAHLSVNEDGSVLAELNAKPVFFQ